The Providencia rettgeri genome includes a window with the following:
- the artQ_1 gene encoding Arginine transport system permease protein ArtQ codes for MSAFRWEIIEEYAPLFAEGAMMTIKATIICVILGSLWGLTLGLGRTAKAEQGIWKPILHYFVQWPVRFYVSAFRGTPLFVQIMVVHFALVPLFINPRDGLFVTSGIMSIDTAKMLRSDYGAFLSCVIAITLNSGAYVSEIFRAGIQSIDKGQMEASRALGMSWAKTMRKVILPQAFRRILPPLGNNAIAIVKDSSLASAIGLADLAYAARTVSGAYATYWEPYLTISVIYWMLTFILAQLVQYMERRLGRSDLR; via the coding sequence ATGTCTGCGTTTCGTTGGGAAATAATTGAAGAATATGCTCCATTATTTGCTGAAGGCGCAATGATGACGATAAAAGCAACCATCATTTGCGTTATTTTAGGCTCATTATGGGGGTTAACTCTCGGCTTAGGAAGAACTGCCAAAGCTGAGCAAGGAATTTGGAAACCGATTTTACATTATTTTGTGCAGTGGCCTGTTCGCTTCTATGTCAGTGCTTTTCGTGGTACTCCGCTATTTGTTCAAATAATGGTTGTTCACTTTGCCTTAGTTCCACTATTTATTAACCCGCGTGATGGCCTATTTGTTACCTCAGGGATAATGTCTATTGATACGGCTAAAATGCTCCGCTCCGATTACGGTGCATTTTTATCTTGTGTCATTGCAATCACTTTAAACTCAGGGGCTTATGTTTCTGAAATTTTTCGTGCGGGCATTCAATCTATTGACAAAGGGCAGATGGAAGCCTCGCGTGCGCTTGGTATGAGTTGGGCAAAAACAATGCGTAAAGTGATCCTTCCACAAGCTTTTCGTCGTATCCTTCCCCCGCTTGGAAATAATGCCATCGCGATTGTTAAGGATTCCTCCCTTGCTTCCGCAATTGGCTTAGCTGATCTCGCCTATGCAGCGAGAACGGTATCCGGTGCTTATGCAACTTATTGGGAACCCTACTTAACGATATCTGTGATTTATTGGATGCTGACATTTATACTTGCTCAGCTGGTGCAATATATGGAAAGAAGGTTGGGCAGAAGTGATTTACGTTAA